From Chryseobacterium sp. H1D6B, a single genomic window includes:
- a CDS encoding YfiT family bacillithiol transferase, translating into MNNLQQKKFPIGQFQEPADISDVKLDENLKVIKNFPDKLKTLLEDWTDDQLDTPYREGGWTVRQLVNHIADSHINSFIRFKLALTEDNPTIKPYDEAKWAELQDSRNMPIKPAMRMIKGTHQRWTVLLKTLTNKQFERTFHHPEQNKDFDLRRYLAFYVWHCDHHFAHIDNLKKEKGW; encoded by the coding sequence ATGAATAACTTACAACAAAAAAAATTTCCAATAGGGCAGTTTCAGGAACCAGCAGATATTTCTGATGTTAAGCTGGATGAAAATCTAAAGGTCATTAAAAATTTTCCAGATAAGCTGAAAACTCTTCTTGAAGACTGGACAGATGACCAGCTGGATACCCCGTACAGAGAAGGAGGATGGACTGTAAGACAGCTTGTCAATCATATTGCAGACAGCCATATCAACAGCTTTATCCGGTTTAAATTAGCTTTAACAGAAGACAACCCGACGATAAAACCCTATGATGAAGCTAAATGGGCAGAACTGCAGGACAGCAGAAATATGCCGATAAAACCAGCAATGAGAATGATAAAAGGGACCCACCAAAGATGGACAGTACTTCTTAAAACTCTTACCAATAAACAATTTGAAAGAACATTTCATCATCCTGAACAAAATAAAGATTTCGATCTAAGAAGATATCTCGCTTTTTATGTATGGCACTGCGACCACCATTTTGCCCACATTGACAATTTAAAGAAAGAAAAGGGTTGGTAA
- the ytxJ gene encoding bacillithiol system redox-active protein YtxJ, producing the protein MSFFDKIFGGKEEQPEQQYIWNKITSEEDLKKAVEQSYSNKIAIFKHSTSCFISKTVLKNFEKEIENINQKADLYYLDLLAHRLLSNKIAEDFGVTHQSPQLIVIENGKAVNNASHQDISISLLA; encoded by the coding sequence ATGAGTTTTTTTGATAAAATATTCGGCGGAAAAGAAGAACAGCCGGAACAACAATATATTTGGAACAAGATCACTTCTGAAGAGGATCTTAAAAAAGCTGTTGAACAGTCTTATAGCAATAAAATAGCAATATTCAAACATTCAACCAGCTGTTTCATAAGCAAAACTGTATTGAAAAATTTTGAAAAAGAAATAGAAAACATAAATCAAAAGGCAGATCTTTATTACCTAGATTTGTTAGCTCACAGACTGCTTTCCAATAAGATAGCTGAAGATTTCGGAGTTACCCATCAAAGTCCTCAATTAATCGTTATAGAAAACGGAAAAGCTGTCAATAACGCTTCGCACCAAGATATTTCTATAAGCCTGCTCGCCTAA
- a CDS encoding Crp/Fnr family transcriptional regulator: protein MKNINNYLAKVLNVPLEKVNTCSLHYEVKKIPKNQFLLQYGEICRYIFFVEKGLIKMYSIDKNGKEHIIQFAPESWLISDRSSLYFNEKSIYYIEAVEDSEVLYLHPDFFNKLVEQFPNSIERSDILLQKHVRSLQNRINSLLGETAEERYMKFIKMYPDLLLRVPQWMIASYLGITPESLSRVRKELARKNFIPNK from the coding sequence ATGAAGAATATTAATAATTATTTAGCTAAAGTTCTTAATGTTCCGCTTGAAAAAGTGAACACCTGCAGTCTGCACTATGAAGTAAAAAAGATTCCTAAAAATCAATTTCTTTTGCAGTATGGTGAGATCTGCAGATATATATTCTTTGTAGAGAAAGGTCTTATAAAGATGTATTCTATTGATAAAAACGGGAAAGAACACATTATACAGTTCGCTCCTGAAAGCTGGCTTATTTCAGACAGAAGCAGCCTCTATTTCAATGAAAAATCAATTTATTACATAGAAGCTGTTGAGGATTCAGAAGTGCTGTATTTACATCCTGATTTTTTCAATAAACTGGTTGAGCAGTTTCCAAACAGCATTGAAAGAAGTGATATCTTACTGCAAAAGCACGTGAGAAGCCTTCAAAACAGAATCAATTCTTTATTAGGCGAAACAGCGGAAGAAAGATACATGAAGTTCATTAAAATGTATCCGGATTTATTACTGAGAGTTCCTCAATGGATGATCGCTTCCTATCTGGGTATTACACCCGAAAGTTTAAGCCGTGTAAGAAAAGAACTTGCCAGAAAAAATTTCATTCCCAATAAATAA